The Glandiceps talaboti chromosome 1, keGlaTala1.1, whole genome shotgun sequence genome has a segment encoding these proteins:
- the LOC144433378 gene encoding uncharacterized protein LOC144433378, translating to MAASRYNPTDVKQNGGRESSMMSYENHAYEMDDFDNIELNKEPGMKVRPTQDYGTDEATIELGLENSNDELRGKGVEGNGNGNGDLLYDGTQWTSVSELNRWKMEKDAGDHLKRSKQLAVIWIVAASLIAIGLIVTIPLVLVLGDSSQNNRTESTTMEMTTVAMTTVATVPSYQRFEGEMEITSSNWTEELSQNNTEPYMELEENVTDTLDAIYASTDGYTGSEVLGFRQGSVICDFALTFQGTTHDEDNITKVLEDAFTNSPANYSITVDPGSINVTETTRLPTTTSTPTTQQRDDTTVDLGTTTPAGDQSTGSGSGEETTQTDVATPTADQSTASGEETTPADATTPTADQSTASGEQTTPTDAATPTADQSTASGEETTPTDATTPTADQSSASGEETTPTDATTPTADQSTASGEETTPTDAATPTADQSTASGEETTPTDATTPTADQSTASGEETTPTDATTPTADQSTASGEETTPTNAATPTADQSTAAEGETTPTVDQSTPSLEETTPTDTATPTADQSTASGEETTPTDATTPTTTDQSTATGEATTPTDATTPTVDQSTAAGDETTPTGATTPTVDQSTAAGDETTPTDATMPTVDQSTAAGEETTPTDATTPTVDQTTAAGNETSSS from the exons GTAAAACAAAATGGAGGCAGGGAATCAAGTATGATGTCATACGAGAACCATGCATATGAAATGGACGATTTTGATAACATTGAACTTAATAAAGAACCAGGGATGAAGGTGCGTCCAACCCAAGACTACGGTACTGATGAAGCTACGATTGAACTTGGCCTTGAAAATTCTAATGATGAGTTGCGAGGGAAAGGCGTTGAAGGAAATGGCAATGGCAATGGCGATCTATTGTATGATGGAACACAATGGACTTCTGTCAGTGAGCTAAATAGATGGAAAATGGAAAAAGACGCTGGGGATCACTTAAAACGATCAAAACAACTGGCTGTGATATGGATTGTTGCTGCATCTCTTATTGCTATTGGTCTTATTGTTACTATACCTTTAGTTTTAG TTTTAGGAGATTCAAGTCAAAACAATAGAACCGAGTCGACAACGATGGAAATGACCacagttgctatgacaacagtAGCGACGG TTCCATCCTATCAAAGATTTGAGGGTGAGATGGAAATAACTAGTTCTAATTGGACTGAAGAACTCTCACAAAATAACACAGAACCATACATGGAATTAGAAGAAAACGTCACAGACACG TTGGATGCGATATACGCTTCAACAGATGGATACACTGGATCAGAAGTGTTGGGATTTAG acaaggaagtgtCATCTGCGATTTCGCTCTTACGTTCCAAGGGACTACACATGACGAGGATAATATAACAAAAGTACTAGAGGATGCTTTTACCAACAGTCCAGCCAACTATTCAATAACCGTAGACCCTGGCAGTATAAATGTGACAGAAA CCACTAGATTACCTACAACTACATCAACCCCAACAACTCAGCAAAGAGACGACACCACAGTGGACCTAGGAACAACAACACCAGCAGGAGACCAATCAACTGGATCTGGATCCGGAGAGGAGACAACACAAACAGATGTAGCAACGCCAACAGCAGATCAATCGACTGCATCCGGAGAGGAGACAACACCAGCAGATGCAACAACGCCAACAGCAGATCAATCGACTGCATCCGGAGAGCAGACAACACCAACAGATGCAGCAACGCCTACAGCAGATCAATCGACTGCATCCGGAGAGGAGACAACACCAACAGATGCAACAACGCCAACAGCAGATCAATCGAGTGCATCCGGAGAGGAGACAACACCAACAGATGCAACAACACCTACAGCAGATCAATCGACTGCATCCGGAGAGGAGACAACACCAACAGATGCAGCAACACCTACAGCAGATCAATCGACTGCATCCGGAGAGGAGACAACACCAACAGATGCAACAACACCTACAGCAGATCAATCGACCGCATCCGGAGAGGAGACAACACCAACAGATGCAACAACACCTACAGCAGATCAATCGACTGCATCCGGGGAGGAAACAACACCAACAAATGCAGCAACACCTACAGCAGATCAATCGACTGCAGCTGAAGGGGAAACAACACCAACAGTAGATCAATCAACTCCATCCTTAGAAGAAACAACACCAACAGATACAGCAACACCAACAGCAGATCAATCGACTGCATCTGGAGAGGAGACAACACCAACAGAtgcaacaacaccaacaacaacagatcaATCGACTGCAACAGGAGAGGCGACAACACCAACAGATGCAACAACGCCAACTGTAGATCAGTCGACTGCAGCCGGAGATGAGACAACACCAACAGGTGCAACAACGCCAACAGTAGATCAGTCGACTGCAGCCGGAGATGAGACAACACCAACAGATGCAACAATGCCAACAGTAGATCAGTCGACTGCAGCCGGAGAGGAGACAACACCAACAGATGCAACAACGCCAACAGTAGATCAGACAACTGCAGCCGGAAATgaaacatcatcatcatga